A single Kribbella aluminosa DNA region contains:
- a CDS encoding GlsB/YeaQ/YmgE family stress response membrane protein encodes MFGFIIAGLIIGALARLFTPGKQKLGLLATLLLGLAGSVIGGTIASILGTGGIFELNIIGFVVAVISSVMLVGTAESLAAKSKN; translated from the coding sequence ATGTTCGGCTTCATCATCGCCGGTCTCATCATCGGTGCACTCGCCCGGTTGTTCACCCCCGGCAAGCAGAAGCTCGGCCTGCTCGCCACGCTGCTGCTCGGCCTGGCCGGCTCGGTGATCGGCGGCACGATCGCGAGCATCCTCGGCACCGGCGGCATCTTCGAGCTGAACATCATCGGCTTCGTCGTCGCGGTGATCTCGTCCGTGATGCTGGTCGGGACCGCCGAGTCGCTGGCCGCCAAGAGCAAGAACTAG
- a CDS encoding DNA glycosylase AlkZ-like family protein, with product MTVHQLSRRDARRLAVRAQLLTRERPADLFDVVRGLNAVQLDQTPYVAPNADLVAWSRLGSSYDPGELADALASLELLELRGFVRLPETLALYSAEMAAWPADGEPLDWQEYRHDWVRANEGCRIDILERLRQDGPLVMRELPDTCVQPWKSSGWTNNRNVSKLLEFMMQRGEVAIAGREGRDRLWDLASRVYPDDPPVPLAEAVRTRNRQRLKSMGLLRATGPVCPGEPLDAGEAGEPAVVDGVRGEWRVDPELLDQPFTGRTAIISPLDRLVYDRKRLTEIFEFDYQLEMYKPVAKRRWGYFALPILHNDRLVGKLDAMSDRKAGIFRVDAIHEDEPFSKTLTATVHREIRDLAKWLRLELVIG from the coding sequence GTGACTGTTCATCAGCTGTCGAGACGCGACGCCAGGCGGTTGGCCGTGCGCGCGCAGCTGCTCACCCGCGAGCGGCCGGCCGACCTTTTCGACGTGGTCCGCGGGCTGAATGCGGTGCAGCTCGACCAGACGCCGTACGTCGCTCCGAATGCGGACCTGGTGGCCTGGAGCCGGCTCGGTTCGTCGTACGACCCCGGCGAGCTGGCCGATGCGCTCGCATCGCTGGAGCTGCTGGAGCTGCGCGGGTTCGTCCGGCTGCCGGAGACGCTGGCGTTGTACAGCGCGGAGATGGCCGCGTGGCCGGCCGACGGCGAGCCGCTCGACTGGCAGGAGTACCGCCACGACTGGGTCCGGGCGAACGAGGGCTGCCGCATCGACATCCTCGAGCGGCTCCGCCAGGACGGCCCGCTGGTGATGCGCGAGCTGCCCGACACCTGCGTGCAGCCGTGGAAGTCGAGCGGCTGGACGAACAACCGGAACGTGTCGAAGCTGCTGGAGTTCATGATGCAGCGCGGCGAGGTGGCGATCGCCGGTCGCGAGGGCCGGGACCGCCTCTGGGACTTGGCATCCCGGGTCTACCCCGACGATCCGCCGGTGCCGCTCGCCGAGGCGGTCCGGACCCGGAACCGGCAGCGCCTGAAGTCGATGGGCCTGCTGCGGGCGACAGGCCCGGTCTGCCCGGGCGAGCCGCTGGACGCCGGCGAGGCGGGGGAGCCGGCAGTCGTGGACGGCGTCCGCGGCGAGTGGCGGGTCGACCCGGAGCTGCTCGACCAGCCGTTCACCGGCCGGACGGCGATCATCTCGCCGCTCGACCGGTTGGTGTACGACCGCAAGCGGCTGACCGAGATCTTCGAGTTCGACTACCAGCTCGAGATGTACAAACCGGTCGCGAAACGGCGCTGGGGGTACTTCGCGCTGCCGATCCTGCACAACGACCGCCTGGTCGGGAAGCTCGACGCGATGTCCGACCGCAAGGCCGGCATCTTCCGCGTCGACGCGATCCACGAGGACGAGCCGTTCTCGAAGACCCTGACCGCCACCGTCCACCGCGAGATCCGCGACCTGGCGAAGTGGCTGCGGTTGGAGCTGGTCATCGGCTGA
- a CDS encoding SDR family NAD(P)-dependent oxidoreductase, which yields MLERPVALVTGVGRTVGIGAGIARRLAESGWDVAFTYWTAYDERMKWGVQDGATAEITAELTGLGVTAVPIEADLADPGAPERIFAAAEDRLGPVTALVMCHCESVDSSIRDTTVESFDRHFAVNARATWLLIREYAARFAVPHGSGRIVALTSDHTVHNLPYGASKGALDRITLAAAQELSDLGLTANVINPGPIDTGWMSPDLRTACTEATPLGPPRHPHRHRQPRRLPPLPPRPMGQRPTPEKQRRLGLVLQPDFVDSHVRFGAQYPPQPGPTYGRELRHPPTRWGVHRRAGLPLPRRPPTTS from the coding sequence ATGCTCGAACGACCTGTCGCGCTTGTCACCGGAGTCGGCCGTACAGTCGGGATCGGCGCGGGCATCGCCCGCCGTCTCGCCGAGTCCGGGTGGGACGTCGCGTTCACGTACTGGACGGCGTACGACGAACGGATGAAGTGGGGCGTGCAGGACGGCGCCACCGCGGAGATCACCGCGGAGCTGACCGGCCTCGGCGTGACCGCCGTACCGATCGAGGCGGACCTGGCGGATCCGGGCGCGCCGGAGCGGATCTTCGCCGCCGCGGAGGACCGGCTGGGGCCGGTGACCGCGCTGGTGATGTGTCACTGCGAGAGCGTCGACTCCAGCATTCGCGACACCACCGTCGAGAGCTTCGACCGGCACTTCGCCGTGAACGCGCGGGCGACCTGGCTGCTGATCCGCGAGTACGCCGCGAGGTTCGCCGTACCGCACGGCAGCGGCCGGATCGTGGCGCTGACGAGCGACCACACGGTCCACAACCTCCCGTACGGCGCGAGCAAGGGCGCGCTGGACCGCATCACGCTGGCCGCCGCCCAGGAACTGTCCGACCTCGGCCTGACCGCGAACGTGATCAACCCCGGCCCGATCGACACCGGCTGGATGTCCCCCGACCTCCGCACCGCCTGCACCGAAGCCACCCCACTAGGGCCGCCTCGGCACCCCCACCGACACCGCCAACCTCGTCGACTTCCTCCTCTCCCCCCAAGGCCAATGGGTCAACGGCCAACTCCTGAAAAGCAACGGCGGCTCGGCCTAGTACTACAGCCGGACTTTGTCGATTCACACGTCCGATTCGGCGCACAATACCCTCCCCAACCCGGACCTACGTACGGCCGCGAGCTACGCCATCCACCCACGCGGTGGGGTGTGCACCGGCGAGCTGGCCTACCGCTGCCACGCCGACCGCCAACGACCAGCTGA
- a CDS encoding type II toxin-antitoxin system VapC family toxin yields the protein MIAVERRSGKIQELLRAARAREASVVIPTPVVAQVVREGGRQANLRRFLADSYLRFAGLDYPAALEIGALLGRSGTADVVDACVAICAQHLGHCPVVTSDPEDLRKLDPGLPLIVI from the coding sequence TTGATCGCAGTCGAGCGCCGCTCGGGGAAGATTCAGGAACTCCTCCGCGCGGCCCGCGCCCGCGAGGCGTCTGTCGTCATCCCGACGCCTGTCGTCGCTCAGGTCGTCCGGGAAGGCGGACGTCAGGCCAACCTGAGGCGGTTCCTTGCCGACTCGTACCTGCGCTTCGCAGGGCTCGACTACCCGGCGGCTCTTGAGATCGGTGCTCTGCTGGGCCGCAGCGGCACCGCCGATGTGGTCGATGCGTGCGTTGCGATCTGCGCCCAACACCTTGGTCATTGTCCAGTCGTGACGTCCGACCCTGAGGACCTCCGTAAGCTCGATCCTGGCCTGCCACTCATCGTCATCTGA
- a CDS encoding DUF1918 domain-containing protein — MVKAVAGDQVVVESSHLAAHRREGQIVEVPDPNGAPPYRVHWTDTDTDTLFFPGPDAHIVHPGGEPTQKM; from the coding sequence GTGGTGAAAGCGGTAGCTGGCGACCAGGTTGTCGTTGAAAGCAGTCATTTGGCGGCCCATCGGCGTGAGGGGCAGATCGTCGAAGTGCCCGACCCGAACGGCGCACCGCCGTACCGCGTGCACTGGACGGACACCGACACCGACACGCTGTTCTTCCCAGGCCCGGACGCACACATCGTGCATCCCGGCGGAGAGCCGACCCAGAAGATGTAG
- a CDS encoding sensor histidine kinase yields MPLIDDDHSFLIVAEGAAYHGTTYTVVVASSVETQRQTVSTVTQYLLIGFPVLLFVVGVAGWLMIGQALRPVERIRSRVQGIGSRDLTERVPVPQTRDEIARLAVTMNEMLDRLETGQTTQRAFVADASHELRSPLATLTAALEVIDADTTGKAWRELRQVMETETDRMRQLVEDLLLLAKADDRGIRMRQTDVDLDDLVEAEIKRLRSSKPELTVKGDVHPVRVTGDPGRLGQVLRNLVDNAARAAHSTVRLTTAERDGAAVITVEDDGDGIPEADRQRVFERFVRLDTSRSRASGGSGLGLSIAREITRAHHGTITLTSAPTGGTTATITLPN; encoded by the coding sequence ATGCCGCTGATCGACGACGACCACTCGTTCCTGATCGTGGCGGAGGGCGCGGCCTACCACGGGACGACGTACACGGTGGTGGTCGCGTCGTCGGTGGAGACCCAGCGGCAGACGGTGTCGACCGTGACGCAATACCTGCTGATCGGGTTCCCGGTGCTGCTGTTCGTGGTCGGGGTGGCCGGGTGGCTGATGATCGGGCAGGCGCTGCGGCCGGTGGAGCGGATCCGCTCGCGGGTGCAGGGCATCGGCAGCCGGGACCTGACCGAGCGGGTCCCGGTACCGCAGACGCGGGACGAGATCGCCCGGCTGGCGGTCACGATGAACGAGATGCTCGACCGGCTCGAGACCGGGCAGACCACCCAGCGGGCGTTCGTCGCGGACGCCAGCCACGAACTGCGTTCGCCGCTCGCCACGCTCACCGCCGCGCTCGAGGTGATCGATGCGGACACCACCGGGAAGGCGTGGCGCGAGCTGCGGCAGGTGATGGAGACCGAGACCGACCGGATGCGGCAACTCGTCGAGGACCTGCTGCTGCTCGCGAAAGCCGACGACCGCGGCATCCGGATGCGGCAGACCGATGTCGACCTGGACGACCTGGTCGAGGCGGAGATCAAACGGCTCCGCAGCTCGAAGCCCGAACTGACGGTCAAGGGCGACGTGCACCCGGTGCGGGTGACCGGCGATCCGGGCCGGTTGGGTCAGGTACTGCGGAACCTCGTCGACAACGCCGCCCGGGCCGCGCACAGTACGGTCCGGCTGACGACCGCCGAGAGGGACGGCGCCGCGGTCATCACGGTCGAGGACGACGGCGACGGGATCCCCGAAGCGGACCGGCAGCGCGTCTTCGAACGCTTCGTCCGCCTCGACACCAGCCGCTCCCGGGCCAGCGGCGGCTCCGGCCTAGGCCTGTCCATCGCCCGCGAGATCACCCGCGCCCACCACGGCACCATCACGCTCACCTCGGCCCCCACCGGCGGCACCACCGCCACCATCACCCTCCCGAACTGA
- a CDS encoding response regulator transcription factor: protein MRVLMVEDELRLADTVHRGLTDAGFVVELVHDGENAVWAATEHSYDVIVLDIMLPKLNGYRVLELLRARGIWTPVLMLTAKDGEYDQTDAFDLGADDYLTKPFSFLVLVARLRALIRRGGPERPVVLIAGDLSLDVARRRVERNGREITLTPREYGLLEFLMRHRGDTVSKTEILQNVWDPAFDGDPNVVEVYVRYLRKKIDTPFARHAIETIRGMGYRLNPEGG from the coding sequence ATGCGAGTGCTGATGGTCGAGGACGAACTGCGGCTGGCCGACACGGTCCACCGCGGGCTGACCGACGCCGGGTTCGTGGTCGAGTTGGTGCACGACGGCGAGAACGCGGTCTGGGCGGCGACCGAGCACAGTTACGACGTGATCGTGCTGGACATCATGCTGCCGAAGCTGAACGGGTACCGCGTGCTGGAGCTGCTCCGGGCCCGCGGGATCTGGACGCCGGTGCTGATGCTGACCGCGAAGGACGGCGAGTACGACCAGACCGACGCGTTCGACCTGGGCGCCGACGACTACCTGACGAAGCCGTTCAGCTTCCTGGTACTGGTCGCCCGGTTGCGCGCGCTGATCCGGCGCGGCGGCCCGGAGCGTCCCGTCGTACTGATCGCCGGCGACCTGTCGCTGGACGTCGCCCGGCGGCGGGTGGAGCGGAACGGGCGGGAGATCACGCTCACGCCGCGGGAGTACGGGCTGCTGGAGTTCCTGATGCGGCACCGCGGCGACACCGTCAGCAAGACCGAGATCCTGCAGAACGTCTGGGATCCGGCGTTCGACGGCGACCCGAACGTGGTCGAGGTGTACGTCCGCTACCTGCGGAAGAAGATCGACACGCCGTTCGCGCGGCACGCCATCGAGACCATTCGCGGGATGGGCTACCGGCTCAACCCGGAAGGCGGCTGA